The Bacilli bacterium PM5-9 genome includes the window GAGTGGCTTGATCAAGCAAGAGAATACATTGATGAAAACATTAATTATGTTGAAAACTTTGTAAAAGAAAATCTTCCAAAAGCTGAAATGATAAAATGTGAAGGAACATATTTAGTTTGGTTAGATGTTAGAGAATACTGTACAGACAAAGATAAATTAGAAAATGCTATGCTTCAAGTTGCAAAAGTTGCATTAGATGAAGGATATATCTTTGGTGATGAAGGAATTGGATTTGAAAGAATTAATGTTGCTTCACCAAGAAGTATTGTAGAAGATTGTATGAATAGAATGAAAAAAGGGTTAGATAGTCTTTAATCATTTATTAATAGATAAGCGAATTTCCTTAAGCTTTCATAAAAAAAGGTGTTTTTATACACCTTTTTTGCATTTAAAATGATATTATTTACTTTTTTGACATATCGCTAAATCCATATGTTATACTAAAAATTCCTGTCAACATTAAATAAAATGAAACTAAATAAATTATAGTTGCTGCTGATGCAATTGGGTTAAATAATAACCAAAATGCAATAACAAGACCAATTCCATTAATAATAAGTGTAAACCAATAATAGCCTGATTTTTTTTCTTTAAAAACATATAAATTAGTTAAATGTGATATACAAATAATAATAAACCAAATTGAAAATAATGCTGTAAGTGTTAAAGCTCCAACTTTTATTTTAAATAGGAATATTATTCCAATAAGAATATTTAAAATTCCAGTTACTATTAATATATATGGTTTCTTAATAGATATTGATGATAGTGTGTTATATAAAAAAATATTTGATACACCTTTAAAAATTGCTCCAATACTAAATACTACTACTAATGCTCCTAATGTTGCTGCAGGGTGGCTAAATGCATAGAATGCTAATAATATAAATACTACCCCACATAGTATTTCAATCCATCCAGAACTTGTTCTGCTTTTCATTTTAATCATCTCCTTATTTACTATATGATAACATATTATTGTAAGCATTTCACTTTAAAGATTATTTTTTATTTCATTTAAGAATTTTTTTCTATCTTCTAGTGTTGAATTAACAATCAATTCCATATTAAACCATGAGGCATTTAAAAATCCTAATGCTTTAAATGTGCCATTAATAATTACTTTATTAATTGGATCTCCAAAGTCTTCAATTAGTTGTTTATTTGAGGCTGCTGAAGTTGTGAAAATTGATGTTTTATTTATTTTTCTTGATGGTGTTAAATTAACTCCATCACTTGTGTATGATGAGTTAATTAACATTACTTTATCAAAAAAACCTCTTAACATTGCAGGCATATCATACCACCAAATTGGGAATATAAAAATAATATGATCGGTATTATCTAATATTTCATTATATTTTTTAACTAATGGATCATTAGACTTCCCTTCACCATAAATTGCTAAATCATTTTTTCTTAAAACAGGATCGAAATTATCTTGATATAAATCAATTATATTATATTCAATATTTTCCTTTTTAAAATATGTTGTTACTTCATTTAAGATTGCCATATTGAAACTATTTTCATATGGATGTGTGATTACAATTGTTTTCATTTTAATTTTCCTTTCAATAATATATTAGTATTATAACTTATTTTTTTTCATTAGACATTAATTATTAATATAAATATTATTTTAAATGTGATATACTACAATATAGGAAAAAGGTGATTATATGGAATTAAATTCAAGCAATATTAAGAAAATATTGTTAATTATTATTTTTGCAGCATTTATATTTTGGAGTGGACAAAACTTTTTGAAAATTATTGCACTATTACTTTATGTATTAAGTGTTTTTACTCCGTTAATATTAGGATTTTGTATAGCCTTTGTTTTAAATGTTTTTATGAGACCATTAGAAGCAAAGTTAGATAAGAATATTAAAATTAATAATAAAATTAAAAGACCGATATGTCTAATAATAGTTGTTTTATTAGTTTTCTTTGTTTTATTTATTTTATCATTTATGATTATTCCTGAAATATCTCGTTCAATTTCTTCAATTATAGAGATGTTTCCTACATATATGGATCAGCTTGAGCAAAATGTTAATTTAATGATTGAAAAATATCAGTTATCATTTATTGATATTTCAAGTCTTGAAATTGATTGGAATAAGTTCACAGCTTCAATTGGTTCGTTTCTTTCAAATGGTGGTAAATCATTTTTTGATACAACTTTAAATTTAACATCTTCTATTTTTAGTGGACTTGTTAATTTTGTATTAGGTTTTGTTTTTGCTATATATATGTTACTTCAAAAAGAAAAGCTAACATTTCAAGTCAAGAAAACAATGTTTGCATTTTTCAATGAAGAACATGTTAATGAAGCGATAAGAATAGGTGGAATTGCAAATAACATTTTTTCAAAATTTGTTACAGGACAATTATTGGAAGCATGTATTATTGGAATTTTATGTTTTATAGGTATGAGTATTTTACAAATGCCATATGCTACAATGATTTCTTCATTAGTTGGCTTTACAGCATTGATACCAGTTGTAGGTGCATTTATTGGAACAATTGTAGGGGCTTTTCTAATTTTATTAATTAGTCCAATCAAAGCGTTTTGGTTTGTTGTATTCATAATTATTTTACAACAATTTGAAGGTAATTTAATTTATCCTAAAGTTGTTGGTAAGTCAGTTGGATTACCAGGAATTTGGGTTTTATCAGCGGTAACTATTGGTGGAAGTTTAAATGGAATTATTGGAATGTTAATTAGTGTTCCACTTTGTTCAGTTTTATATATTTTGCTTAAAGATGAAGTGAATAAAAGGATTAAAAATAAGAGTATAAAAATCTAGAAAAAAGTGATTATTTTTAGATATTTATCTATTTATAATGCTTGTAAATCTACTGTTTTTATGATAACATAAAACAAGATAGTTATATTAAGGGGGAATTATTCATGTATAGTTTTGAATGTGATTATAGTGAAGGGGCTCATCCTCGAATTTTAAAAGCAATGGTTGAAGCAAATTTAGTTCAAACTCAAGGATATAGTTTGGATGAATATTGTAAAGAAGCAATAAGAATTTTAAAGCATAGATTAGGAAATGATAATATTGATATTCATTTTGTACCAGGAGGAACACAAGCGAATTTAATTTCGTTATCAGCGTTCCTTAAACCATACGAAGCAGTTATTTCAACTCATGAAGGTCATATTTTCACTCATGAAGCTGGTTCAATTGAAGCAACAGGACATAAAGTTATTTCTGTTTATGCTAAAACTGGTAAACTAACACCTGCTATGATTGATCAAGTTATGAAAGAGCATGATCATCCATTTCATATGGTTGTTCCTCGTTTAGTTTATATTTCAAATTCTACAGAAATTGGAACTAATTATACTAAGCAAGAATTAATTGATTTAAAACAATGTTGTTTAAAACATAATTTATTATTTTTTATGGATGGAGCAAGACTTGGTTCAGCACTTACATCAACAAATAATGATGTAGCATTTGCTGATTTATGCGACTTATTTGATGCGTTTTATATTGGTGCAACAAAAACTGGTGCATTATTAGGTGAGGCAATTGTAATTGTTAATGACAATTTAAAACCAGGGTTTAAAGTTAATATTAAACAAAAAGGTGCTTTATTTGCAAAAAGTAAATTAATGGGAATTCAATTTATTGAATTATTTAAAGATGATTTATATTTAAGATTAGCATCTCATTCTAATAGAATGGCTGCAATGATTAAACAAGGATTTATGGATGCTGGTTTTTCAATGTTTATAGATTCTTATACAAATCAACAATTTCCAATAATACCAAATCACTTATTAGAAAAATTTGATGCAAAATATATTACAAGTGTATGGTGTCCTTATGATGAAAACCATACTGTAATAAGATTTGTTACTTCATGGGCAACAAGTGAAGAAAAAGTATTAGAGTTGATTGAAGATATTAAAAAATTTAAAGAGTAGGTGAAGGTATGTATATAAATGAAAAAAAATTAAAAGTTGCGATTATTCAAGCTGCTCCAGTTTTATTTGATATGGAAAAAACAGTTGCTAAAGTTATTTCTTTAGTAAAAAAAGCTGCTGATCAAGGAGCGAAACTTATTGTTTTCCCTGAGTCATTTATTCCATGCTATCCAAGAGGAATGACTTTTGGGTTTGCTGTTGGTTCAAGAACTGAAGAAGGTCGTGAAGATTGGGTAAGATATAATAATAATAGTTTTAGTGCTGATGGAAAAGAAGCAAAATTAATTGGTGATATTGCAAAAGAATGTGGTGTATATGTTTCAATTGGTGTTACTGAAAAAGAAGAGAATACTGCTACTTTATATTGCTCTAACTTTATTTTTTCTGATACTGGTGAAATTGTTGGAAGACATCGTAAATTAAAACCAACTGGTACTGAAAGATGTATTTGGGGTGAAGGTGATGGTTCAACACTTGATATTGTTAAAACACCTTATGGTAAAATGTCATCATTAATTTGTTGGGAAAATTATATGCCTTTAGCTCGTGCTAGTGTATATCAAGAAGGTGTTTCAATTTATTTAGCACCTACTGCTGATTCAAGGGATACTTGGCAACATACAATTAGACATATTGCAATTGAAGGAAGATGTTTTGTTTTAAGTTGTAATCAATTTGTTACAAAAGGAATGTATCCAATTGATTTAAAAACATATAATGAGATTGAAAAATATCCTGAAATTATGTGTCGTGGTGGTTCAGCAATTATTGATCCATTTGGAAACTATGTTGTTGGTCCAATTTATGATAAAGAGGCAATTTTAATTGCGGAATTAAATTTAGATATGGTTAATGCTAGTAGATTTGATTTTGATCCATTTGGTCATTATTCAAGACCTGATGTTTTTGAATTAAAAGTTAATAAAGATAAAAAATAAAAAGCTCAATTAAGAGCTTTTTTTATAAATATTCAAACATTTGCTCAAAAAGTTCATGATATTCTTCTTCAAGAGTATTGTATTTTTGAGCTATTTCTTTTTGTTTATCATCTAATTCCATAGGAGTATCACTAAAAATATTTTCTATACTATTATATTCTTCTAAAAAGTCATGATCCTTCTCTAATGCAATCATTTGATCTTCTACTTTCAACAAATTTTTTCTTTTTTGAAATGTATCAAAGAAACAAATATTTATTGTATATTCAATGCTTTTTGATTCAAAGTGGTTATCAATAAAACTTGAAAACACATGACAGATTGTTTCAAAATATTCTTTTTCATTCTCATCTTCAATTGAAGATTCTTCATCACTAAATAAAGTATCAACTGATAAATACTTTATATTAGTTTTAATTAAAGTTGTATTATTTTTAAAATCAGTAACTATTGTTGTATAAAAGTAATAACTTCCATACATTGATATTGAAATTTCTTCTTTATTATCTTTAAACTCACGAAGAGTGACTATATTATCTTTTCTTTCTGTTATCATATTTTTTCTCCTTAAACACTAAGTGCTATTTTCCAAATTGCGCCTGCTGCAGCATCATCTCCTGGGAATACGCTTGTTGTAATCGCAACAACTGTTGCAATTCCTGCAATTGTATACCATGCCCATTTTGGAACTTTTTTCTTAATTAATTTTAATTTTGCTTTGTGATATGATATTATAACGCTTTTTACTTTTTTTAGTGAAAGCATTTTATCATATGCTGCTTTTCCAATATTTCCTTTTCTATTTTTCTTATCACATTCTTTAAAATTACTTAAATTGATACATCGTCTTACGCTACCATCTTTTCTTGTTACATGAACATGGTAATATGGTTTACCGCCATTTGGTGCGTGCAACTCAACTTTATACCCTTTACCAATGTCATATACTTTTGCTTCAATTGTATTTGGAATAATATTTAGAAAAACTGAAAATGCTAAGATTGATATTAAGATTCTTTTCATTTTTTCACCTCCAACTATTGTTGGCAAAAAAATAATTTTTTCCTAATATCATTTGTATATTATCATTAATAATTTTTTTATACAATGTATTGTTTTAAAAAAATAGCTATTATTTCTTATATTAGAATTTTAATTTACTGATAATTGCATTTTTTTTGACTATAAGTTAATTAGTAAAAATTGCACGATTTAAAAAAATAATGGTAAGATATGTTATAATAAAATGCGAGGTGATAATATGCCAGAATTACCTGAGGTTGAAACGGTTGTTAATACATTGAAAAATATGATTTTAAATGATGAAATATTATCTTTTGAAGTTTTTTGGGATAATATTATTGATAAAATTGAAATTGAAGATTTTAAAAAGAAAGTCATTAATCAAAAAATTATTGATATAGAAAGATATGGAAAGATTATTGCTTTTATTTTAGATGATTATGTTATGTTTACTCATTTAAGAATGGAAGGTAAATTTTTTGTTGATAATGAATATATAAAAGATAAGCATTCTCATGTGATTTTCAAGTTGAAATCTAATCGTTATTTAAGGTATCATGATGTTAGAAAATTTGGAAAGATATCATTAATCGAAAAGAATAATTATTTAAATCATCCTTATTTATTACAATTAGGTGAAGAACCATTTGCGATTAGTGCTAAGACATTATATGAAAAATTACATACTAAAAATATTGAAATCAAACCTGCATTATTAGATCAACATGTAATGGCTGGTTTAGGTAATATTTATGTTGATGAAGTTTTGTTTAGAACTAAGATTCATCCAAATAAAAAAGCAAATACAATTACATTAAAACAGGCTCAAAGTATTATTGATAATTCAATTATTGTTTTAAATAAAGCTATTGCTTTAGGTGGGACAACAATTAGATCATATACTTCTAGTTTGGGTGTTCATGGAAGATTTCAAAATGAATTACAAGTTCATACAAAAGAAAATCAGCCATGTCCTGTCTGTCAAAATAAAATAGTTAAAATAAAAGTGAAAGGGCGAGGAACTTATTTATGTCAAAAATGTCAAAAGTTATAGTTGGAATAACTGGTAATATTGCGTGTGGTAAAAGTTCTGTTGTTTCATATTTAACTAAATTAGGTTATCAAATTATTGATACAGATGTTATAACACAAAATATTTATGATAATAGTAGTTTTTTTAAAACTAAACTTGAAGAATTATTTGGATATAGTGTTATTGAAAATGGTGCAATTAATAAAAAAGAGGTATCAAGGATAGTTTTTAATGATAAAAACATGCTTAATAAGTTGAATGAACTTATTCATCCATTGATAAAAGAAGAAGTAATACATCAATTAGCGAGTTGTAATGGCTTAGTTTTTCTTGATGTTCCATTATTGTTTGAAGCAAACTTTGATGATTTAGTAGACTATATTGTGGTTGTTAAATTAGATAAAGATAAACAATTAGAGCGATTGATAAAAAGAAATAATTTGAGTAAAAGTGAAGCTTTATTAAGAATAAATGCGCAAATGAAACAAGAGTTAAAAATTGAGAAAGCTGATTATGTTTTAGATAATAATTTTTCTTTACAAGAGTTATACCAACAAGTAGATAATTTACTTATTGATCTTAAAAAAAATGATAATTTAATAATTGGTAGTCATGTTAGTATGTCTGCTCCAAATTATATTTTAGGTTGTGTAAAGGAAGCTATTAGTTATAATGCTAATACATTTATGTTTTACACTGGTGCTCCACAAAATACAAAAAGAAGAGCAATTGATGAATTAAAGGTTGAAGAAGCTAAAAAGTTAATGTTAGAAAACAATATTGATATTAATAATATTGTTGTTCATGCACCGTATATAATTAATTTAGCGAACACTATTAAGCCAGATATTTTTGATTTAGCCAAGGCATTTTTAAAAGACGAAATTAAACGTGTTGAAAAAATTGGTGCTCAATATTTAATACTTCATCCAGGTTCTCATGTTAAAGCAGGTGAACAAATTGGATTGGATAGAATTGTTGAGGGTTTAAATGCTGTTTTAGATACTGATAGTACGGTTTATATTTGCCTTGAAACAATGTCTGGTAAAGGTAGTGAACTTGGATATAATTTTGAACAACTAGCTTATATTATTAATAATGTTAAAAATAATCATTTGTTGATGGTTTGTTTGGATACTTGTCATATTCACGATGCTGGATATGATATTGTTTCAAATTTTGATCAGGTATTAGATGATTTTGATAGAATTATTGGTCTTGAAAAATTAAAGGTTATTCATATTAATGATTCTAAAAATGATAGGGGTGCTAGTAAAGATCGCCATGCTAATGTTGGATATGGAATGATTGGTTTTGATGCACTTAAAAACATTGTTAATCATCCAAAATTAAGTAATGTAATCAAGATACTTGAAACACCATGGCATGATGGAAAACCATATTATAAAAAAGAGATTGAGATGTTTAGAAAACAAAAATTTGAAGAAGGATATTTAGATAATGAAATATAAAATAAAGGATTTCGCATTGACAAATACAATTATTGATAATTATAATTTGCCATATTTTTGTGCAAAAGTTTTATCTTCATATGATAAAGATACAATTAAGGATGTTCTTACATATCAATCTAAAGAAATTATTTTTGATAATGTAGAACAAGCAATTAGTTTGATTAATGAGCATATTTTATCTAACAACAAGATTGTAATCATGGGTGATTATGATTGTGATGGTATTCTTGCAACTTCAATTATGGTAAAGGGATTTGCAAAATTAGGATATGAAGTTGGTTACTATATTCCAAATCGAATTGAAGATGGATATGGGATTAATGTTGATTTAGTTGATAAATTTATTGATAAGGGATATAAACTTATTATTACAGTAGATAATGGAATAAATGCTAAAGAAGCTATTGAATATGCTAAAAAGCATGGTGTAGATGTTATTATAACTGATCATCATACACCAGATAAATTAATGGAAAGTGATGCAATTTATATTCATCCAAAATATTCTAATCTTGATTATGAAGTAAGTGGTGGTTATGTTGCATATATGTTTATTTCAAAATTAATTGGTTATGAAGATGATTATTTACATGCTTTAGCTGCTATAACTTTAATATCGGACGTTATGCCACTTGTTAAAGGAAATCGTGTTTTTATTAGACAGGCTTTAAAAAATATTCAAGATAAACAATATTTACAAATTATTTCATTAGCAAGCGGTTTTGTCGATAGTAGTATGATAGGAACAATAATTGCACCAAAAATAAATTCTTTAGGTAGATTACCTGATATATATAATCCAAATACATTAGTTCAATATTTCTGTTCAAATAAAAGAATAGCTATTATTAATTATGCAAAAGAGATAGAAGAATGTAATAATATTAGAAAACAAATGACAAGTGATTACTTTCAATCATTTAATGATAAAAAAATATCTAATAATTTTTTAATGATTGAAGATGATGATATTCATGAAGGATTATTAGGTTTAATTGCTTCTAGGTTTACTAACCAATACCACTGTGTATCAATGATTGCTACTAGTAATAACTTAGAATATAAGGCAAGTATTAGAAGTATTAGCGAGGTTAATATTTATGATATTGTTTCAAAAAGACCTGAATTATTCATTAAATATGGTGGACACTCACAAGCTATGGGAATAAGTTATCAAAAAGAAAATTCTAGAGAAATTAATGAGTTTTTAAGTAATGAATTATCTAATATTAAAATAGCTGATAAAGAGTATGAAGTTATTTTACTTGATGAAAGTGATTTAACACTTGATAATATAGTATCTTTAAGATATTTAGAACCATTCGGAAATGGATTTGAACAACCACTCTTCTTAATTAAAGATGCTATTGTAGCAAACATTAAAGCATTAAAAGGTAATATACATTACCGATTAAATATTTTATATCAGACTAAGTGTTTTGAAATAATGATTTTCAATAATCCAAATTTAGATA containing:
- a CDS encoding uncharacterized membrane protein HdeD (DUF308 family) (product_source=COG3247; cog=COG3247; pfam=PF03729; superfamily=116734; transmembrane_helix_parts=Inside_1_6,TMhelix_7_29,Outside_30_32,TMhelix_33_55,Inside_56_66,TMhelix_67_84,Outside_85_93,TMhelix_94_116,Inside_117_122,TMhelix_123_142,Outside_143_145,TMhelix_146_168,Inside_169_178), with translation MKSRTSSGWIEILCGVVFILLAFYAFSHPAATLGALVVVFSIGAIFKGVSNIFLYNTLSSISIKKPYILIVTGILNILIGIIFLFKIKVGALTLTALFSIWFIIICISHLTNLYVFKEKKSGYYWFTLIINGIGLVIAFWLLFNPIASAATIIYLVSFYLMLTGIFSITYGFSDMSKK
- a CDS encoding NAD(P)H dehydrogenase (quinone) (product_source=KO:K00355; cath_funfam=3.40.50.360; cog=COG2249; ko=KO:K00355; pfam=PF02525; superfamily=52218) is translated as MKTIVITHPYENSFNMAILNEVTTYFKKENIEYNIIDLYQDNFDPVLRKNDLAIYGEGKSNDPLVKKYNEILDNTDHIIFIFPIWWYDMPAMLRGFFDKVMLINSSYTSDGVNLTPSRKINKTSIFTTSAASNKQLIEDFGDPINKVIINGTFKALGFLNASWFNMELIVNSTLEDRKKFLNEIKNNL
- a CDS encoding putative PurR-regulated permease PerM (product_source=COG0628; cog=COG0628; pfam=PF01594; transmembrane_helix_parts=Inside_1_6,TMhelix_7_26,Outside_27_35,TMhelix_36_58,Inside_59_78,TMhelix_79_101,Outside_102_172,TMhelix_173_195,Inside_196_233,TMhelix_234_256,Outside_257_259,TMhelix_260_282,Inside_283_286,TMhelix_287_309,Outside_310_328,TMhelix_329_362,Inside_363_377); this encodes MELNSSNIKKILLIIIFAAFIFWSGQNFLKIIALLLYVLSVFTPLILGFCIAFVLNVFMRPLEAKLDKNIKINNKIKRPICLIIVVLLVFFVLFILSFMIIPEISRSISSIIEMFPTYMDQLEQNVNLMIEKYQLSFIDISSLEIDWNKFTASIGSFLSNGGKSFFDTTLNLTSSIFSGLVNFVLGFVFAIYMLLQKEKLTFQVKKTMFAFFNEEHVNEAIRIGGIANNIFSKFVTGQLLEACIIGILCFIGMSILQMPYATMISSLVGFTALIPVVGAFIGTIVGAFLILLISPIKAFWFVVFIIILQQFEGNLIYPKVVGKSVGLPGIWVLSAVTIGGSLNGIIGMLISVPLCSVLYILLKDEVNKRIKNKSIKI
- a CDS encoding threonine aldolase (product_source=KO:K01620; cath_funfam=3.40.640.10,3.90.1150.10; cog=COG2008; ko=KO:K01620; pfam=PF01212; superfamily=53383): MYSFECDYSEGAHPRILKAMVEANLVQTQGYSLDEYCKEAIRILKHRLGNDNIDIHFVPGGTQANLISLSAFLKPYEAVISTHEGHIFTHEAGSIEATGHKVISVYAKTGKLTPAMIDQVMKEHDHPFHMVVPRLVYISNSTEIGTNYTKQELIDLKQCCLKHNLLFFMDGARLGSALTSTNNDVAFADLCDLFDAFYIGATKTGALLGEAIVIVNDNLKPGFKVNIKQKGALFAKSKLMGIQFIELFKDDLYLRLASHSNRMAAMIKQGFMDAGFSMFIDSYTNQQFPIIPNHLLEKFDAKYITSVWCPYDENHTVIRFVTSWATSEEKVLELIEDIKKFKE
- a CDS encoding nitrilase (product_source=KO:K01501; cath_funfam=3.60.110.10; cog=COG0388; ko=KO:K01501; pfam=PF00795; superfamily=56317), translating into MYINEKKLKVAIIQAAPVLFDMEKTVAKVISLVKKAADQGAKLIVFPESFIPCYPRGMTFGFAVGSRTEEGREDWVRYNNNSFSADGKEAKLIGDIAKECGVYVSIGVTEKEENTATLYCSNFIFSDTGEIVGRHRKLKPTGTERCIWGEGDGSTLDIVKTPYGKMSSLICWENYMPLARASVYQEGVSIYLAPTADSRDTWQHTIRHIAIEGRCFVLSCNQFVTKGMYPIDLKTYNEIEKYPEIMCRGGSAIIDPFGNYVVGPIYDKEAILIAELNLDMVNASRFDFDPFGHYSRPDVFELKVNKDKK
- a CDS encoding hypothetical protein (product_source=Hypo-rule applied; superfamily=90257) — protein: MITERKDNIVTLREFKDNKEEISISMYGSYYFYTTIVTDFKNNTTLIKTNIKYLSVDTLFSDEESSIEDENEKEYFETICHVFSSFIDNHFESKSIEYTINICFFDTFQKRKNLLKVEDQMIALEKDHDFLEEYNSIENIFSDTPMELDDKQKEIAQKYNTLEEEYHELFEQMFEYL
- a CDS encoding hypothetical protein (product_source=Hypo-rule applied; transmembrane_helix_parts=Inside_1_114,TMhelix_115_134,Outside_135_151), with amino-acid sequence MKRILISILAFSVFLNIIPNTIEAKVYDIGKGYKVELHAPNGGKPYYHVHVTRKDGSVRRCINLSNFKECDKKNRKGNIGKAAYDKMLSLKKVKSVIISYHKAKLKLIKKKVPKWAWYTIAGIATVVAITTSVFPGDDAAAGAIWKIALSV
- a CDS encoding formamidopyrimidine-DNA glycosylase (product_source=KO:K10563; cath_funfam=1.10.8.50,3.20.190.10; cog=COG0266; ko=KO:K10563; pfam=PF01149,PF06827,PF06831; smart=SM01232; superfamily=46946,57716,81624; tigrfam=TIGR00577), yielding MPELPEVETVVNTLKNMILNDEILSFEVFWDNIIDKIEIEDFKKKVINQKIIDIERYGKIIAFILDDYVMFTHLRMEGKFFVDNEYIKDKHSHVIFKLKSNRYLRYHDVRKFGKISLIEKNNYLNHPYLLQLGEEPFAISAKTLYEKLHTKNIEIKPALLDQHVMAGLGNIYVDEVLFRTKIHPNKKANTITLKQAQSIIDNSIIVLNKAIALGGTTIRSYTSSLGVHGRFQNELQVHTKENQPCPVCQNKIVKIKVKGRGTYLCQKCQKL
- a CDS encoding dephospho-CoA kinase (product_source=TIGR00152; cath_funfam=3.20.20.150,3.40.50.300; cog=COG0237,COG0648; pfam=PF01121,PF01261; smart=SM00518; superfamily=51658,52540; tigrfam=TIGR00152,TIGR00587), which gives rise to MSKMSKVIVGITGNIACGKSSVVSYLTKLGYQIIDTDVITQNIYDNSSFFKTKLEELFGYSVIENGAINKKEVSRIVFNDKNMLNKLNELIHPLIKEEVIHQLASCNGLVFLDVPLLFEANFDDLVDYIVVVKLDKDKQLERLIKRNNLSKSEALLRINAQMKQELKIEKADYVLDNNFSLQELYQQVDNLLIDLKKNDNLIIGSHVSMSAPNYILGCVKEAISYNANTFMFYTGAPQNTKRRAIDELKVEEAKKLMLENNIDINNIVVHAPYIINLANTIKPDIFDLAKAFLKDEIKRVEKIGAQYLILHPGSHVKAGEQIGLDRIVEGLNAVLDTDSTVYICLETMSGKGSELGYNFEQLAYIINNVKNNHLLMVCLDTCHIHDAGYDIVSNFDQVLDDFDRIIGLEKLKVIHINDSKNDRGASKDRHANVGYGMIGFDALKNIVNHPKLSNVIKILETPWHDGKPYYKKEIEMFRKQKFEEGYLDNEI
- a CDS encoding single-stranded-DNA-specific exonuclease (product_source=KO:K07462; cath_funfam=3.40.50.10660; cog=COG0608; ko=KO:K07462; pfam=PF01368,PF02272,PF17768; superfamily=64182; tigrfam=TIGR00644) encodes the protein MKYKIKDFALTNTIIDNYNLPYFCAKVLSSYDKDTIKDVLTYQSKEIIFDNVEQAISLINEHILSNNKIVIMGDYDCDGILATSIMVKGFAKLGYEVGYYIPNRIEDGYGINVDLVDKFIDKGYKLIITVDNGINAKEAIEYAKKHGVDVIITDHHTPDKLMESDAIYIHPKYSNLDYEVSGGYVAYMFISKLIGYEDDYLHALAAITLISDVMPLVKGNRVFIRQALKNIQDKQYLQIISLASGFVDSSMIGTIIAPKINSLGRLPDIYNPNTLVQYFCSNKRIAIINYAKEIEECNNIRKQMTSDYFQSFNDKKISNNFLMIEDDDIHEGLLGLIASRFTNQYHCVSMIATSNNLEYKASIRSISEVNIYDIVSKRPELFIKYGGHSQAMGISYQKENSREINEFLSNELSNIKIADKEYEVILLDESDLTLDNIVSLRYLEPFGNGFEQPLFLIKDAIVANIKALKGNIHYRLNILYQTKCFEIMIFNNPNLDISVNDKVDLIVKLGINNFNGKTKLNIIVEDYVIK